In Phormidium yuhuli AB48, one genomic interval encodes:
- a CDS encoding CHAT domain-containing protein has translation MKQLFQFLALAATVFWLTLALSSRPTAAMTGLATLNGSQPAMMTQRMTQQTLGDDPHGLLRQGRQYYSQGQFQAALRAWEAAEQGFVRQGDAIARAMVLSNQALALQQLDRLDEAFNAISRSRDLLESEDLSGSDVDERRSRVLAQVLNTEAGLLLDRGQPEAALEIWEQAQRRYQQLGEDGHVLQTRINQAQALRSLGYYRRAQGTLEAVKAQLAERPPSRLNVVSLYQLGNALRSLGQLDEAETALRESLAIAESLESQPDMIAAWLGLANTVRLRHTPAARQAALDYYQQAAAGAESPLEWMQAQTDRLSLLLENQQIRAARELLPEIQAYLETHRESLSGGRSGLFAQLKLVRNAIALAEPTDGEIVNHHTLAHTLAEIHQRAMALGDRRVQSYTLGDLGHLYELAQQWDEAERVTKQALDLARQLPNADDVAYRWEWQLGRILKARGNSQKAIAFYEEAVKSLQAMRQDLALVNTAVQFSFQDGVEPVYRQLMALLLSTDTDQSDIDLNGDYNTKSSRLSSYRQANLEKVRDLIESLQVAELDDFFKQACLDVTPVALDEIDSKTALIYTILLDADSPEQQRLDVIVRLPNQGLKHYSTTVTRTELTTTVNQIHRALVDDPIQRRRFRTTTLLPLSQKLYSWLLEPIQTDLADSNINTLAFVLDGPLRNLPMSILHDGDGYIVEKYSLALSPGLQLIDPKPLERGAMTALIAGLSEEVTQDFPPLPEVVIEVEAIRDRIPNSQVLLNQDYTKANVQEKLQRDHYSIIHLATHGQFSSSSEQTFILTWPSEVDHNYRINVNELQDLLQIQDVSGGAIELLVLSACQTAAGDDRAALGLAGVAFRAGARSTIATLWPVSDEATRAMMTQFYQELSDPSLTRSEALRRAQNTLIDSERFAHPFFWAPYTLVGNWL, from the coding sequence ATGAAACAGCTTTTCCAATTCCTGGCTCTCGCTGCCACTGTCTTCTGGCTAACCCTTGCGCTCAGCAGTCGGCCCACAGCGGCGATGACTGGGTTAGCAACTCTAAATGGCTCTCAACCGGCGATGATGACGCAGCGGATGACGCAGCAGACTCTCGGGGATGACCCTCATGGGTTACTGCGCCAAGGTCGCCAATATTACAGCCAGGGACAGTTTCAAGCAGCGTTAAGGGCTTGGGAAGCGGCGGAACAAGGGTTTGTTCGTCAGGGAGATGCGATCGCACGCGCCATGGTATTGAGTAATCAAGCTCTGGCTCTACAACAGCTTGATCGCCTTGATGAAGCCTTTAACGCTATCTCTCGAAGTCGAGATCTATTGGAGAGTGAGGATCTCAGTGGCTCTGATGTCGATGAACGGCGATCGCGCGTGTTGGCTCAAGTCCTCAATACTGAAGCGGGACTACTCCTCGATCGCGGACAGCCTGAGGCGGCCCTTGAGATCTGGGAACAGGCCCAGAGGCGCTATCAGCAACTCGGGGAAGATGGCCACGTGCTGCAAACTCGTATCAACCAGGCCCAGGCGCTTCGGTCTTTGGGCTATTATCGTCGCGCTCAGGGAACCCTGGAGGCGGTAAAGGCACAGTTGGCTGAACGCCCCCCTTCACGGCTAAACGTGGTGAGTTTGTACCAGTTGGGCAATGCCCTGCGATCGCTCGGCCAACTCGATGAGGCGGAAACGGCGTTGAGGGAGAGTTTAGCGATTGCTGAAAGCCTCGAGTCTCAGCCAGATATGATTGCAGCCTGGTTGGGGTTAGCTAACACAGTGCGATTGCGCCACACTCCCGCCGCACGACAAGCGGCTTTAGACTATTACCAGCAGGCAGCAGCGGGGGCTGAGTCTCCTCTGGAATGGATGCAAGCTCAGACTGACCGCTTGAGTTTGTTGCTTGAAAACCAACAGATACGGGCAGCGCGAGAGTTGTTACCTGAGATTCAAGCCTATCTGGAGACTCACCGGGAATCGCTGTCAGGCGGTCGTAGTGGTTTGTTTGCTCAGTTGAAATTAGTCCGCAATGCGATCGCCCTCGCGGAGCCAACAGATGGCGAGATCGTTAACCACCACACCCTGGCCCACACCCTGGCCGAGATTCATCAACGGGCGATGGCGTTGGGCGATCGACGGGTTCAGTCCTATACCCTGGGGGATTTGGGCCATCTCTATGAACTCGCGCAACAGTGGGATGAGGCAGAACGGGTGACGAAACAGGCGTTAGACTTGGCCCGACAACTCCCCAATGCTGACGATGTCGCCTATCGCTGGGAGTGGCAGCTAGGACGGATTCTTAAGGCTCGTGGCAATTCTCAGAAGGCGATCGCCTTCTATGAGGAAGCCGTCAAGTCTCTGCAAGCCATGCGCCAAGATCTCGCCCTTGTCAATACGGCGGTTCAGTTCTCGTTTCAAGACGGCGTTGAACCGGTTTATCGCCAACTGATGGCACTGCTTTTATCGACTGATACTGACCAGAGTGATATTGATTTAAACGGAGATTATAACACAAAATCAAGCCGTCTATCAAGCTATCGTCAAGCCAACTTGGAAAAAGTTAGAGACCTCATTGAATCTTTGCAGGTTGCCGAATTAGATGACTTTTTTAAGCAAGCCTGTTTAGATGTCACTCCTGTCGCCTTAGACGAAATCGACTCTAAAACAGCTTTAATCTATACAATTCTCTTAGACGCTGATTCTCCCGAACAACAACGTCTTGATGTCATTGTTCGACTTCCAAATCAAGGCTTAAAGCACTACAGTACCACCGTCACAAGAACCGAATTAACAACAACTGTCAACCAAATTCACAGAGCCTTAGTTGACGACCCAATCCAGCGCCGACGATTTAGAACCACCACTTTACTCCCTCTGTCTCAAAAGCTCTATAGTTGGTTACTTGAACCCATTCAAACTGACCTCGCTGACAGCAACATCAACACCCTCGCTTTTGTCTTAGACGGGCCGTTACGGAATCTGCCCATGTCCATTCTCCATGACGGCGATGGCTATATCGTAGAAAAGTACAGCCTCGCCCTCAGTCCCGGCTTACAACTCATCGATCCCAAACCCTTGGAACGAGGTGCTATGACAGCCCTGATTGCGGGATTATCTGAAGAAGTGACTCAGGATTTCCCCCCTCTACCAGAGGTGGTCATCGAAGTTGAGGCGATTCGCGATCGCATCCCCAACAGTCAGGTGTTATTGAATCAGGACTATACCAAAGCCAACGTTCAAGAAAAATTACAGCGTGATCACTATTCCATCATCCATCTCGCTACCCACGGTCAATTTAGCTCCAGCAGCGAGCAGACCTTCATCCTAACTTGGCCCTCTGAGGTAGACCACAACTACCGCATCAACGTCAACGAACTGCAAGATTTGTTGCAAATCCAAGATGTCAGTGGAGGGGCGATCGAGTTATTAGTTCTCAGCGCCTGTCAAACCGCAGCGGGGGACGATCGCGCCGCTTTAGGATTAGCCGGTGTCGCCTTCCGTGCGGGCGCTCGTAGTACCATTGCCACACTTTGGCCCGTCAGCGACGAAGCCACCCGCGCCATGATGACCCAATTCTATCAGGAACTCTCAGATCCCAGCCTCACCCGCAGTGAAGCCCTGCGTCGCGCCCAAAATACCCTCATTGACTCGGAACGCTTTGCTCATCCCTTTTTCTGGGCGCCCTATACCCTGGTCGGAAATTGGTTGTGA
- a CDS encoding tetratricopeptide repeat protein has product MKWYESLTFASTLLALGLSTPTPAEASEFLLVDVNGSVQIRRAGQSQYQSARGGMRLNMGDLVRTGGGAQVRIRCSDLRTTWTMNSNIERGVVWGCPPDGGFSLRVGRQSDNTLGGIDPNLPYIITPRRTVISDPQPMLRWNPVAGASRYTVRVIGSDVTWETEVSGTQVPYPGTPALTPGVTYRVIVEADTGASSQLDVGSETASFELLYPEDLELVAADVAEIRQQGFPEETEALAIADIYIREDLLAEAIATLEPFVTSGTETLEFYQVLGDIYRYIGLNLLAKQRYERAIAIATSNEDIQGLADSRSGLAEVKALLEQPQVAIDLLMQAQSGYEHLDDTERIQEIQARIDDLT; this is encoded by the coding sequence ATGAAGTGGTACGAATCGCTGACCTTTGCCTCGACTCTACTTGCATTGGGGCTTTCAACGCCCACCCCCGCAGAGGCTTCAGAGTTCTTACTGGTTGATGTGAACGGTTCGGTTCAAATCAGACGTGCCGGACAATCCCAGTATCAGTCCGCCCGTGGTGGGATGCGCTTGAACATGGGCGATCTCGTGCGAACAGGAGGGGGCGCTCAAGTCCGCATCCGCTGCTCAGATTTGAGAACCACCTGGACGATGAACTCCAACATTGAGCGGGGTGTAGTTTGGGGTTGTCCCCCTGATGGTGGCTTCAGCTTGAGGGTGGGGCGTCAAAGCGATAATACTCTCGGCGGTATTGATCCGAATCTTCCCTACATCATCACGCCGCGCCGCACCGTAATTTCAGACCCTCAACCGATGCTGCGTTGGAATCCGGTGGCTGGGGCCAGCCGCTATACCGTGCGAGTGATTGGCTCTGATGTGACCTGGGAAACTGAGGTGAGTGGGACTCAGGTGCCATATCCCGGAACTCCCGCTTTGACGCCAGGAGTCACCTATCGTGTCATCGTTGAAGCCGATACTGGCGCCTCTTCCCAGCTCGATGTGGGGTCGGAGACCGCCAGCTTTGAGCTATTGTACCCCGAGGATTTAGAACTGGTTGCTGCCGATGTTGCTGAGATTCGGCAACAAGGGTTTCCTGAAGAAACTGAAGCCCTAGCTATTGCTGATATCTATATTCGAGAGGATTTACTCGCCGAGGCGATCGCGACTTTAGAGCCATTTGTAACGTCAGGGACTGAAACCCTCGAGTTCTATCAGGTTTTAGGAGATATCTATCGTTATATCGGCTTGAACTTGTTGGCTAAACAGCGATATGAACGGGCGATCGCGATCGCTACCAGCAACGAGGACATTCAAGGATTAGCGGATTCTCGCTCCGGTTTAGCAGAAGTCAAAGCCCTGTTGGAGCAGCCCCAGGTGGCGATCGACCTGCTCATGCAAGCCCAAAGCGGTTACGAACACCTCGACGATACAGAACGCATCCAAGAAATACAAGCTCGAATTGACGATTTGACCTAG
- a CDS encoding two-partner secretion domain-containing protein, translating into MSAPVYAASEAKIYLTTKSLSQTSDEPWLAQIIPDNTLGNEASIVTPEDGGLTLIEGGAIRDSNLFHSFQDFNVNSDQAIYFENPVNIQNILSRVTGNNLSNIDGELGVTGAANLFFLNPNGIIFGPNASLNVNGSFFASTADSLVFHNGSNFSAASPEAPPLLTVGVPVGVQFGNSPGGIEITGTVLEVPERATLALLGGAIALDEAVLEAPGGRVALGGVSETGNIALSSDPSEATWRLSGWDFPDNLARASIALSNDAGIRVVDRIGGEIAIDGSDINISSSSFIEAGIAEGLGVVNADSGHIELNATGQLTLSDSFITNSVPENSLGNAGNISISGDSVQVRGESFLSSSTEGQGNAGNISVTGQTVEVSQGAFLLSDTFSEGNAGNISISGNSVQVREESYLSSSTEGQGNAGNISVTGQTVEVSQGVFLESDTFSEGNAGNISISGDSVQVREESYLSSSTEGQGNAGNISVTGQTVEVSQGAFLRSETSSEGNAGNVSISGDSVQVREESYLSSATFSEGNAGNISISGDSVQVRGESFLSSSTEGQGNAGNISVTGQTVEVSQGVFLESDTFSEGNAGNISISGDSVQVREESYLSSSTEGQGNAGNISVTGQTVEVSQGAFLRSETSSEGNAGNVSISGDSVQVREESYLSSATFSEGNAGNISISGDSVQVRGESFLSSSTEGQGNAGNISVTGQTVEVSQGVFLESDTFSEGNAGNISISGDSVQVREESYLSSSTEGQGNAGNISVTGQTVEVSQGAFLRSETSSEGNAGNVSISGDSVQVREESYLSSATFSEGNAGNISISGDSVQVRGESFLSSSTEGQGNAGNISVTGQTVEVSQGVFLESDTFSEGNAGNISISGDSVQVREESYLSSSTEGQGNAGNISVTGQTVEVSQGAFLRSETSSEGNAGNVSISGDSVQVREESYLSSATFSEGNAGNISISGDSVQVRGESFLSSSTEGQGNAGNISVTGQTVEVSQGVFLESDTFSEGNAGNISISGDSVQVRGESFLSSSTEGQGNAGNISVTGQTVEVSQGAFLLSNTLSEGNAGNISISGDSVQVLGQSFLSSDTLSEGNAGNISISGDSVQVLGQSFLSSETLSEGNAGNVSISGDSVQVREESYLSSSTEGQGNAGNISVTGQTVEVSQGAFLLSDTSSEGNAGTVTVDATERVVFSASRVSSNVESTGRGNAGSVVVSANQVDLFDGAQLSSTNASSVTPNEFTAGNVLVRGELIQLDEGSLIFANTLGQGGNVQLDGAFLTILRRGSGIQTNAQGDFPGGNIILNTTFLVAGENSDITANAVNSFGGRVQITTEGIFGTQFRNELTPRSDITATSELGQEFSGVVAIISPDVDPTSGLTDLTQTPVDVSSLLGTGCSPQNVSSFTVTGRGGLPPSPVDLLDRIRVLPDLGPELDVSAPEGASDSGGPADRSSAPLLEATGWVRQSDGAVLLLMAEARRSDLWQLLRNCGDD; encoded by the coding sequence ATGAGTGCCCCCGTTTACGCTGCATCGGAAGCCAAGATTTACCTGACGACTAAGAGCCTCTCCCAGACATCGGATGAGCCATGGCTGGCGCAAATCATACCGGATAATACCTTGGGCAATGAGGCCTCAATCGTCACGCCCGAAGACGGTGGACTCACCCTGATTGAAGGTGGGGCCATACGCGACTCCAACCTCTTCCACAGTTTTCAAGACTTTAACGTCAATAGTGACCAAGCCATCTATTTCGAAAACCCAGTCAATATCCAGAACATTCTCTCACGAGTGACTGGGAACAATCTATCTAACATCGATGGAGAGCTGGGTGTCACCGGTGCGGCAAATCTATTTTTCCTCAATCCCAACGGCATTATCTTCGGGCCAAACGCGAGTCTAAATGTCAATGGGTCGTTTTTTGCCAGTACCGCCGATAGCCTGGTGTTTCACAATGGCAGTAACTTTAGCGCCGCCAGCCCAGAAGCGCCTCCCCTCTTGACTGTCGGCGTTCCCGTTGGTGTGCAATTTGGCAACAGTCCGGGGGGAATTGAGATAACTGGGACTGTTCTGGAGGTTCCAGAACGGGCAACTCTGGCTTTGCTTGGGGGGGCGATCGCCCTTGATGAAGCGGTACTAGAAGCCCCTGGAGGACGAGTCGCCCTGGGAGGAGTCAGCGAGACGGGAAACATCGCCTTGTCGTCTGATCCGTCAGAGGCTACCTGGCGTCTGAGCGGATGGGACTTTCCTGATAACCTGGCGCGAGCGTCAATTGCCCTCAGCAACGATGCCGGCATTAGGGTTGTTGACAGGATTGGCGGTGAGATTGCGATCGATGGCTCCGACATTAACATCAGCAGCAGCAGTTTTATAGAAGCTGGCATTGCCGAAGGATTGGGAGTTGTCAACGCAGACTCAGGACATATCGAACTCAACGCCACCGGACAACTGACCCTGTCTGATAGCTTCATCACCAATTCAGTTCCCGAGAATTCCCTGGGAAATGCTGGCAACATCAGTATCAGCGGCGATTCAGTGCAAGTGCGAGGGGAATCTTTCCTCTCTTCGAGTACAGAGGGTCAGGGAAATGCCGGTAACATCAGTGTTACCGGTCAAACCGTAGAAGTCAGCCAAGGGGCGTTCCTGCTGTCAGACACTTTCAGTGAAGGAAATGCTGGCAACATCAGTATCAGCGGCAATTCAGTGCAAGTGCGAGAGGAATCTTACCTCTCTTCGAGTACAGAGGGTCAGGGAAATGCCGGTAACATCAGTGTTACCGGTCAAACCGTAGAAGTCAGCCAAGGGGTGTTCCTGGAGTCAGACACTTTCAGTGAAGGAAATGCTGGCAACATCAGTATCAGCGGCGATTCAGTGCAAGTGCGAGAGGAATCTTACCTCTCTTCGAGTACAGAGGGTCAGGGAAATGCCGGTAACATCAGTGTTACCGGTCAAACCGTAGAAGTCAGCCAAGGGGCGTTCCTGCGTTCAGAAACTTCAAGCGAAGGAAATGCCGGCAACGTCAGTATCAGCGGCGATTCAGTGCAAGTGCGAGAGGAATCTTACCTCTCTTCAGCAACTTTCAGCGAAGGAAATGCCGGCAACATCAGTATCAGCGGCGATTCAGTGCAAGTGCGAGGGGAATCTTTCCTTTCTTCGAGTACAGAGGGTCAGGGAAATGCCGGTAACATCAGTGTTACCGGTCAAACCGTAGAAGTCAGCCAAGGGGTGTTCCTGGAGTCAGACACTTTCAGTGAAGGAAATGCTGGCAACATCAGTATCAGCGGCGATTCAGTGCAAGTGCGAGAGGAATCTTACCTCTCTTCGAGTACAGAGGGTCAGGGAAATGCCGGTAACATCAGTGTTACCGGTCAAACCGTAGAAGTCAGCCAAGGGGCGTTCCTGCGTTCAGAAACTTCAAGCGAAGGAAATGCCGGCAACGTCAGTATCAGCGGCGATTCAGTGCAAGTGCGAGAGGAATCTTACCTCTCTTCAGCAACTTTCAGCGAAGGAAATGCCGGCAACATCAGTATCAGCGGCGATTCAGTGCAAGTGCGAGGGGAATCTTTCCTTTCTTCGAGTACAGAGGGTCAGGGAAATGCCGGTAACATCAGTGTTACCGGTCAAACCGTAGAAGTCAGCCAAGGGGTGTTCCTGGAGTCAGACACTTTCAGTGAAGGAAATGCTGGCAACATCAGTATCAGCGGCGATTCAGTGCAAGTGCGAGAGGAATCTTACCTCTCTTCGAGTACAGAGGGTCAGGGAAATGCCGGTAACATCAGTGTTACCGGTCAAACCGTAGAAGTCAGCCAAGGGGCGTTCCTGCGTTCAGAAACTTCAAGCGAAGGAAATGCCGGCAACGTCAGTATCAGCGGCGATTCAGTGCAAGTGCGAGAGGAATCTTACCTCTCTTCAGCAACTTTCAGCGAAGGAAATGCCGGCAACATCAGTATCAGCGGCGATTCAGTGCAAGTGCGAGGGGAATCTTTCCTTTCTTCGAGTACAGAGGGTCAGGGAAATGCCGGTAACATCAGTGTTACCGGTCAAACCGTAGAAGTCAGCCAAGGGGTGTTCCTGGAGTCAGACACTTTCAGTGAAGGAAATGCTGGCAACATCAGTATCAGCGGCGATTCAGTGCAAGTGCGAGAGGAATCTTACCTCTCTTCGAGTACAGAGGGTCAGGGAAATGCCGGTAACATCAGTGTTACCGGTCAAACCGTAGAAGTCAGCCAAGGGGCGTTCCTGCGTTCAGAAACTTCAAGCGAAGGAAATGCCGGCAACGTCAGTATCAGCGGCGATTCAGTGCAAGTGCGAGAGGAATCTTACCTCTCTTCAGCAACTTTCAGCGAAGGAAATGCCGGCAACATCAGTATCAGCGGCGATTCAGTGCAAGTGCGAGGGGAATCTTTCCTTTCTTCGAGTACAGAGGGTCAGGGAAATGCCGGTAACATCAGTGTTACCGGTCAAACCGTAGAAGTCAGCCAAGGGGTGTTCCTGGAGTCAGACACTTTCAGTGAAGGAAATGCTGGCAACATCAGTATCAGCGGCGATTCAGTGCAAGTGCGAGGGGAATCTTTCCTCTCTTCGAGTACAGAGGGTCAGGGAAATGCCGGTAACATCAGCGTTACCGGTCAAACCGTAGAAGTCAGCCAAGGGGCGTTCCTGCTGTCAAACACTTTAAGTGAAGGAAATGCTGGCAACATCAGTATCAGCGGCGACTCAGTGCAAGTGCTAGGGCAATCTTTCCTCTCTTCAGACACTTTAAGTGAAGGAAATGCCGGCAACATCAGTATCAGCGGCGATTCAGTGCAAGTGCTAGGGCAATCTTTCCTCTCTTCAGAAACTTTAAGTGAAGGAAATGCTGGCAACGTCAGTATTAGCGGCGATTCAGTGCAAGTGCGAGAGGAATCTTACCTCTCTTCGAGTACAGAGGGTCAGGGAAATGCCGGTAACATCAGCGTTACCGGTCAAACCGTAGAAGTCAGTCAAGGGGCGTTCCTGCTGTCAGACACTTCAAGTGAAGGAAATGCGGGGACTGTGACTGTAGACGCTACTGAGCGGGTGGTCTTCTCTGCCAGTAGAGTATCGAGCAATGTTGAGAGTACTGGGCGGGGCAATGCGGGTAGCGTTGTGGTTTCGGCTAATCAAGTGGACTTGTTCGATGGAGCGCAGTTGTCTTCGACTAACGCCAGTTCGGTGACTCCGAATGAATTCACAGCAGGTAATGTTCTTGTGCGAGGGGAGTTGATTCAACTCGATGAGGGGTCACTGATTTTCGCGAATACCTTGGGACAAGGGGGGAATGTCCAGCTCGATGGTGCCTTCTTGACGATTCTACGACGAGGCAGTGGTATCCAAACTAATGCTCAAGGAGATTTTCCCGGTGGAAATATTATTCTGAATACGACGTTTCTAGTGGCTGGGGAAAATAGCGATATTACGGCCAACGCCGTCAATAGTTTTGGTGGACGAGTTCAGATTACGACTGAAGGGATTTTCGGCACTCAATTTCGCAATGAGTTAACTCCTAGAAGCGATATTACGGCTACGTCGGAACTCGGACAGGAGTTTAGTGGTGTTGTTGCCATTATTTCACCTGATGTCGATCCGACATCAGGATTGACGGATTTGACACAAACTCCGGTGGATGTGTCCAGTTTGTTGGGGACGGGATGTTCACCGCAAAATGTCAGCAGTTTTACAGTGACGGGACGGGGAGGGTTGCCCCCCAGCCCGGTGGATTTACTCGATCGCATCCGAGTTTTGCCGGATTTAGGACCGGAGTTAGATGTCTCAGCCCCTGAGGGCGCGTCTGATTCGGGCGGTCCGGCTGATCGCTCCTCGGCCCCTCTGCTAGAAGCAACGGGGTGGGTGCGTCAGTCTGACGGGGCAGTGCTTTTGCTGATGGCTGAGGCGAGGCGCTCTGATCTCTGGCAACTCCTGAGAAACTGCGGCGACGATTAA
- a CDS encoding transposase, protein MKKPGCFETVVGSFRQCLSSLPDKRRGKNRRYGMEDAALSAFSVFFTQTPSFLAYQRLMEGSKGKSNAQSLFGVHRIPTDNHIRDLLDAVSPEHLFPVFEEILQVLEAQGQLESFRCLGDSLLVALDGTEYFSSDKIHCPHCSTRTQKSGKTHYFHSVVTPVIVCPGQNHVIPLVPEFIVPQDGHDKQDCENAAAKRWLSRQEQCLRALNVTVLGDDLYCHQPLCQQFLEQQLNFIVVCRPESHTTLYEHLEGIELPTLTTKKRTGKVEKTYTYRYLNGVPLKDSDEALLVNWCELTVTTADGKVTYHNSFATSYPLSDENVAEVVRAGRTRWKVENENNNTLKTKGYHLEHNFGHGKQHLSSLLATLNILSLLFHTLLELLDDKYQLLRAHLPTRQTFFNDLRALTRYLYFDSWDHLLTFMLEGLELDIPPDSS, encoded by the coding sequence TTGAAAAAGCCAGGTTGCTTTGAGACTGTAGTGGGTTCTTTCCGCCAGTGCTTGTCATCGCTACCGGACAAGCGCCGGGGTAAAAATCGCCGCTATGGAATGGAGGATGCCGCTTTAAGCGCATTTAGTGTATTTTTTACTCAAACTCCGTCGTTTCTGGCTTATCAACGTCTGATGGAGGGTAGTAAAGGCAAGAGCAATGCCCAAAGTCTGTTTGGAGTTCATCGGATTCCCACCGACAACCACATCCGGGATTTATTAGATGCTGTGTCCCCAGAGCACCTGTTCCCGGTGTTTGAGGAGATCCTACAAGTCTTGGAAGCCCAGGGGCAGTTAGAAAGCTTCCGTTGCCTAGGGGACAGTCTATTAGTCGCATTGGATGGCACGGAATACTTCAGTTCCGACAAAATTCACTGTCCCCACTGCTCAACGCGCACCCAGAAGTCAGGAAAAACCCATTACTTTCATAGTGTTGTCACCCCAGTCATCGTCTGTCCAGGACAGAATCATGTGATTCCCTTAGTCCCTGAATTTATCGTGCCCCAAGATGGTCATGATAAGCAAGACTGTGAGAATGCCGCTGCCAAACGCTGGCTATCGCGGCAAGAACAATGCTTGAGGGCTTTGAACGTCACGGTTTTAGGGGATGACCTCTATTGCCACCAACCGTTGTGTCAGCAGTTTCTAGAGCAGCAACTTAACTTCATCGTCGTCTGTCGCCCCGAGTCTCATACTACCCTCTATGAACACCTAGAGGGTATCGAACTCCCGACCCTCACGACCAAGAAGCGGACTGGTAAAGTCGAGAAAACCTATACCTACCGCTATCTCAACGGAGTGCCCCTCAAAGATAGCGATGAGGCCCTGTTGGTCAACTGGTGCGAACTTACTGTCACCACCGCTGATGGCAAGGTAACCTATCACAACTCCTTTGCCACGAGTTATCCTCTCAGCGATGAGAATGTAGCCGAGGTGGTTCGGGCCGGACGCACCCGCTGGAAAGTTGAGAATGAGAACAACAACACTCTCAAGACCAAGGGTTACCATCTAGAACATAACTTTGGGCATGGTAAGCAGCATCTTTCCTCCTTGCTGGCGACCCTCAACATCCTCTCGCTACTCTTCCATACTCTGCTTGAGTTGCTCGATGACAAGTACCAGTTGCTACGAGCGCACTTACCTACCCGTCAAACCTTCTTTAATGATTTGCGGGCGTTGACCCGTTACCTGTACTTCGACAGTTGGGACCACCTTCTGACCTTTATGCTTGAGGGTCTCGAGTTAGACATCCCACCCGATAGCAGTTGA